A window of Bactrocera dorsalis isolate Fly_Bdor chromosome 4, ASM2337382v1, whole genome shotgun sequence genomic DNA:
GCTGCACGAGGCGAATGCATTAAATTTTCCCCAAATTCTATCTTTAATACTTTGTAAAGTATGCTCCAAGGAATTTGctcatttttaaattgtataattacaaatattatcaCAAATTCACTTTTTGAATGACTTAGctgtaataattttaatttaaaatggcaGATCACTCAAATGTTTATGCTTCTTCTTCCCTTGTTTTTCTTATCATCTGTTGTAATAACAGCACACGGTAATTTACAGTTAGCGGACAATACAGTAGAACACAGGTGAATTTTATCActcagggtatattaagtttaccaagAAGTTTGGAACGCTCAAAATGAAACGTCCGGAAccctatatataaataaatatgtgcatatataaatgttaattatttagccatgtccgtctgtctatatAAATAAGAACTAGTTTGCTCAGCTTTgcagatatcgttctgaaattgtGCACTTGTAATTTTTTCACGAAGAGCTAAGCAGCCGATACCAGTTCACTAAAgccatagctgccatacaaactaaacaatCAGAATGAAGTTTTaaagaatcttttgtatttgcgATTAGCAGGCACCTTGACGTGGTGCAGGGGCTTACATTGCAATGTCATTTATTTTCCCCAGCCGGTGTGAGTGGGGTCCCAAAATCTGCCGACACTAAGGAAATCGATACGTAGACCCTTTAACAGAGGGAAATTCACTGAAGGGAATGGCTATAGAGAAAGCCTTCTAAATACAGCAAGGAATTAAGGAGCGTCAAGAGACACATCGTCAGGAATGGCCAAAGGAGGTATAGAGATAAAACTCACAATTAGACAGCCAGATCGCACATTTACAACCAGCCTGGAGGACAGGGCGAAAGTTTTGTTGAATGCACACTTTCCTAATCAAACAAAGCCTTGCCCGGATTATATCCCAAACAAATTGGAGGAATGCCCTACTTTTCTTCATACCGAAAATAGAAAGTAGGGATTAGTCTTTGACCAAATCCTACAGACCTATTAGCTTTTCTTCCTTCCTACTAAAAGGTAAGGAGAAACTAGTTAATAACCATAACAAGACAACTGGCCAGGAACAAAATCCACTGCATCCGAACTAGTACGCATACATAGAAAATATATCCATGGGTACGGCTCTGTACAGGCAGGCCACCGACATAGAGGAATATTCCTAACAAATTAATTTCTCTTCattcaagtacatatgtatgtacatacgtttattttttctaaaatgtaaTAAAGCGCAGCTAAGTAGTCATTACCGTTGAATTCTTACCTATCTATTCTAtgaatttccataattttattgtACCATCGTCACTACAGGAAATTAACTGTCCTTCTTGTGAAGGATTCCATTTAACGGCATTCACATCTTGTAAGTGTGCCTTATCTTCTGATGTGATCATTGAAAATGTTGGCTCATTTTTCTGTGAGTTCGCATCTTCTTTAAATATGCGTATTGCATCATCGCCACACGCAGTAGCGATAAGACCAGTTTTTTTACACCACGAAACATCGTAAATAACTCTGGAATGCTCACCAGAAATTGTACAAACACATTTCCACACCGTCTCGTTGTCTGGTGTGAAAATGCCTTCCTCATTACCCGGTGGATAAGCGCgccatatttttaatgttttatcaTCACTACACGATACCAAACGTTCACCGTCTGCATCGAAATCAATGCTCCACACTGTACTGGTATGTGATTCCAGTGTAGCAGTACTGTACCAGTCGTTGTCTGCGGCGTTTTCAGCgtacatttttattgtattatcaTACGAAGCTGAAGCCAAAATCTCTTTCTTTGGATGCCATACCACACGCTTCACATCTTGTGTATGTGAATTCAGCACAGCAGCACAATCAAATTCATCATCTCCGGCTAATTCCCAAATCCATACTGATTTGTCACGCGAGCACGTAGCTAATAGGCTGCCTGAATGGGACCAACTTACACTTTTCACTTCATTTTCATGGCCTTCCAAAGTGGCGATGCACTCAAATTCACCTACAAACAATAGATTTCAGAATATACTTGTTGCTGAAATGCATTTACTAGCATACCTGAAGTTTTAGACCAGATTGCAGTGGTCCCATCGAAGCTGGCGGACGTCAAATACTGGCCGCATGGTGACCAACTGATTTCACGAATTGTACGCTTATGTCCATCAGATAATATAGTTTTCGTGGTCCATGTGCTTCCAGATAACGACCAAATGCGTATAGTTTTGTCCTCGCCGCATGAGGCGAATGCATTACCTTTCGGGTGCCATGATACTCCCCAAATTCTACCTTTATGACCTTGTAAAGTATGTTCCAAAGCCAATTTGCCCATTTTCAAATtgtataattacaaaatattatcacaaattttaattttagaatatcTTAACTGTTTTGATTGTAATTATAATGGCAAATCGCTTTAGTGTGAATGCTTCTTCTTTCCGTAATTTTTATTCACAACTAGAAGAACAGCTGTACGAACGGCAATTAACAGTAAATTCACTGTGTATACAATAGTGCACAGgtgaaattttttcttatcagtgaatgaaaatgaagtgaatttgtttttatcaaatatttcagATAAAAAAGTAGATTTTATCAACATGAACGGCTTAATTGTGTTTAATAGTGCCAACGATGTTGTTTTTCAGCAACTAAATACCGCATTGGCTGAGCATTTCTTCGCAAAAAATCCCGATCTATTTCCGGAGAATGCAACTGCAGCTTCGATAGATGGAAATATTATCCTGCAGATTTTCAGTCCAATTATCAATTCCCAACGGATAATGCATTGTCAATTTGACAATACTTACTCAAGTTTTCAATGCGAGAAAGGACTAAATTTTGCTTTTGGTGATCTATTGGGATATACATTTGTTAAAATTGGACAACGTCCAGTAGAGATACTCAAACGTCATCTGGGCGTGGCGATTGCCTTGGCTCGTCATCTATATGGTGCAAATTTATTTGCCCCACAAGCGAGCAGCGTGCAGGAAGAACTGTTGTCAACTTGCTTAGAAAGCTATGAAGAACATTTGTGGGATGAGGAACAAACTATGTTGTTGGAAGCGCTACCACGCTTGCTTGTCAATAATGAACTTAATCGCGTTGTTCACAGCGCCCTGGATGCTGCATTAGAACGGCTAAAAGAAATGGGTCATCTACGCACACACGCACTGGTCTTTGTCACAAATAAGTTTGTCGCATCGGCTGCATCGAAACAAGCGCTCCCTTTGAGTCCATCTGATCTAGTATTTCTAACATTGCTTTCACGCTCTTTACAACGTCAACATCGCCAACTTAATCGTTCCGTAGCAGTATTTTTACAAGGGGTTTCGCATGACCCACAATCCGGTTGTGTACCGTGTATCGCACACCTGTCGCAACTATCGAAGGGGGTATTGTTGGTACAGGTGATTGAGTATGCAAATCTGCAAGTAGCGAGCAGCATGTATGATACTTTCTTCGTGTTACAAAAAATCGTAACTCTGCAAATACAAGGCGACGCCGATGCAATGAGACCCACATATGATAGTCTTGAATCCTTTGTTAAACAAACATTAGAAGCACTCAAGCGCTCCAAATTGAAAGGTGATGAAGTGGACACCTCACTGAAGAAATTCATCAGTAAATGGGATAACTTAAAGAAGATGTATGCGGATTTTTTTCGCTCAGTGGAGAGAGAATTATTAGTACGAATTGAGTCCAACATTCCATCATTTATGGATGAGTTAAAGCAGCTATTTACACTA
This region includes:
- the LOC105233437 gene encoding probable cytosolic iron-sulfur protein assembly protein Ciao1; protein product: MGKLALEHTLQGHKGRIWGVSWHPKGNAFASCGEDKTIRIWSLSGSTWTTKTILSDGHKRTIREISWSPCGQYLTSASFDGTTAIWSKTSGEFECIATLEGHENEVKSVSWSHSGSLLATCSRDKSVWIWELAGDDEFDCAAVLNSHTQDVKRVVWHPKKEILASASYDNTIKMYAENAADNDWYSTATLESHTSTVWSIDFDADGERLVSCSDDKTLKIWRAYPPGNEEGIFTPDNETVWKCVCTISGEHSRVIYDVSWCKKTGLIATACGDDAIRIFKEDANSQKNEPTFSMITSEDKAHLQDVNAVKWNPSQEGQLISCSDDGTIKLWKFIE
- the LOC105233438 gene encoding uncharacterized protein LOC105233438 gives rise to the protein MNGLIVFNSANDVVFQQLNTALAEHFFAKNPDLFPENATAASIDGNIILQIFSPIINSQRIMHCQFDNTYSSFQCEKGLNFAFGDLLGYTFVKIGQRPVEILKRHLGVAIALARHLYGANLFAPQASSVQEELLSTCLESYEEHLWDEEQTMLLEALPRLLVNNELNRVVHSALDAALERLKEMGHLRTHALVFVTNKFVASAASKQALPLSPSDLVFLTLLSRSLQRQHRQLNRSVAVFLQGVSHDPQSGCVPCIAHLSQLSKGVLLVQVIEYANLQVASSMYDTFFVLQKIVTLQIQGDADAMRPTYDSLESFVKQTLEALKRSKLKGDEVDTSLKKFISKWDNLKKMYADFFRSVERELLVRIESNIPSFMDELKQLFTLTCCDSSSIALDQLPDVAALVEGRILEISEFLAVKAERNITIDAYLEDFPGLIHFVYVNRTTGLMIAPDLRANQLISKERLWSMVSFTRNYLKKGHTTVMWKDKTFNYSYFLWFEDQSGVPMKSIDMQQHMVASALSSNAFKSQFEPGLLAADYYQQLAEVCFPKVTPGKVKCYELFCIHLGLVTSTCAVEHSRRLVATIADLAGENN